The Setaria viridis chromosome 2, Setaria_viridis_v4.0, whole genome shotgun sequence DNA window TCTCAGCTGACAACTCACTCTGCTAGCCAGCTAACAactgctccctccgttttaaattgtaggtcgttttaatttttctaagagacatacactatatttacatacactaaaaaagctaaaacgatctataatttgggacggaggagtaCTCAACTATCTACCTCCACCCAGCTAATTCTAATTGACGATTAGCTCTAGCCGATCCAAACAAGATGCTACCACCGCCCTCTCATTCTTGGTGTACCATTGATAGGTTCCTCACAGCGATCTAGCATCACAGTCCCATTCTACATGTACCATTGAGATATCGCTATCTCATTCCTGACGTGATTCCTACCATTGATATTGCCATCTCATCCTACATGTACTGTCAAATAGGTTCCTAGCTCCAAACCTAACATCACGTCACATTCAACGATGCGCTATACTCCTTTTTAGCTCCAAACCTAACATCACCGTCTCATCCCCGTAGGATTCCAGGTCCATCGCACTACTGCATCGGTCGTCATCGTCACCAGCGCTGCATACTTCAAGATACAGGTCCTATCTggacagaatcaggagaagaaTGTCTCGATGCATTACTTTTATCACTCTCATGGGTCATTTGAGTTATGTGCCAGTACAATTCTGCTGTGCTGCTGCCTACGTGCATTTCTCCCCATCGCATACACGTGGGAAGCCCCGGGCAGCTCAGCGCATTGCGTTTACTGGCAGCACTTGGCCTGCATCGCGCCTTCTGGAATCAGGGCTTGAACAACCAAGCCCACTCGTGAAAATCCCTCCGGGTGATCCGGTCAGGTGGCGGCTTAGAGCGTCATATGCAGACGTGAGGCGGGATCAGCTTCCCCGGATTCATGATGTTGTTGGGATCCAACGCCGCCTTTATCCTTTTCATGGTCCGGAGTGACTCGATGCCCAGTTCCTTCTCTAGGTActgcaaaagaaacaaaaagagtaTTCAGCAACAATGAGGCGATAACATCCGTAAAACACTAAACAAGCATCAACTTCGTAAGCTCAAAGCATGAAGGGTTTGGAATGGATGCTTCTCATAGTCTCGCGGAAATGCAGGGATGCGACAGACTAGTAAATGATGGCGAATCATGAGGTAGTGTCACTGAGCTTTTGCATCAGCTAAAAACAGGTGATAGACAGGCACTTGCCTTCATTTTCCCAGTACCCACACCGTGCTCTCCTGTGCATGTACCTGTTTGGTATCAGAGTTACCATCATTATGTCAATCAGTTCAAGCTTATGCAATGATCAAATCTCTCATGCAAAGGGGTAAAACAGAAAAAGAACAATTGTATAAGGTAGGATTGCTACCTGATAATGAGACAACTCTGGATTAAGACAGTGGTAGTTATACGTGACAGCAAGTAAACACAATAGGTGCGAAGATGTACCTTCCATAGACAGAGCTGTATGAACCATGAAATGGTTTAGTCTCTCTGCTTCCTTTCGTTGGTCGTCCTTACTTGGATCAAACAGGATAATTGTGTGGAAATTTCCATCACCAGCATGAGCGATAACCAGACTGCAGACATAAATGATATCAGAGATAAATGTATTCGCAACAAATAAAATATATTTGCATCACCAACATGGCCGATAACCAGACTGGAAACTTAAATATATCAGAGATAAATGTCTTCGCAACCAATAATAAGGCATATTCATGTACTGAAACTATTGTAAGATAATGCTATACCATATATTACAAAAAAAACCTTCTCTCCTATATTTACAATAGTGAGAGAGGTGCAGCCATCTCTTGTGTTAGATGAATAGTGCCTCAGAAAAACTGAGGCAAGTATATTTGAATATTTGAATGAGAGAAATGCATACcaagtcaatggtgacgcatcAAGCAGTTGCTTTGATGTAGATATGCATTCAGCAAGTCTGGATAAAGGGACACAGACATCCTGCACAAACAACAGATACAGTAGCATTAGGAGACTCGTTGTAGACCATGCATTGTTAACTGACAACATGTTCCATGTAAAGTTGCCACAATCACAATGACCTTTTGGACGAGCTACACAAGCATAGGAGTAGAAAATAACAAATCGCTAATGAGAGAAACAAAGCTCTTTATTTTCAAACAAGGGTATGCCAGGAACTATCATCATCACATAACTGAGGGTATGTTACATAGCTACACATCATCTACATTGAACATGCTACTTATTTTGGGATCACAATTGTGACCATTTTTTATCGGGAGAACACAGGGACATGCTGTTAAGACTTACAAATAGGAGCAGGCATTAAAGCACATGATACACAACACTACATGTGGCACCTGAATATTACAATGACATATGTATATATTATAACAAGTGGTAAGAAAACaaagttttcaaaaaaagtgATAAGAAAACAAACTGTTATCATAGCTTCATGATCAGGTTTCATAGCAAAACCAGCCCAAAGTGCCTCCTTTCTTATCTGCACATGAAGGACGAAATATTGTTACAAATATAGATCATTTGCAATGCATGAGGCTAATATTACAGAAGCGAATTAATTCTGTATGCAAAATTCATGTGCGTGCAAGATCATATATAACCAAAAGGAAAAATCAATATATTGGATAGTGGAAAATGTACTGCTCTTCAGATTAAAAGCTCTACTGACCTTCCATAATTCTGTTTTAGCCTCCGGCTCctcaacaaaaacaaaatccGATCCATGGTGTTCGTTGGCAATTTTCTGAACCAAGAGAGTTTGTTCGAGTGCATATGCTTCTGATATTTGCAAAGGGAAAGATGTTAACAAAGAAAAGGAAGTAGTCAGTTATTGATCGCATACTATAACAACGGCTGCAGCTTAATAAGTTTTGTGACTTCAAAAGAGTTTCTAATTAGCATTGTCCAGCAACCAGTAAATTATATTATTATGTTGgttttatcatgaagataacaTACATCACAAGCTAGCGAGCTATGGGGCTATATCCTCAAAAAATACAAGAGGTATCATCTAGCAAAACTGGACGTGTATTGACATCAAATCAACTTCACTTCATGAAACCAATCTTTGACTGATACTGCtccatttttttattaaatataatGTTCTGAAAATTGTCCGGCCAGAGGCTTGTACGTGTGCAGAGTTTATATTGTTTATTAGGGAATATTCCAAGAAGCGTGTGCACCTCAGAACCTAAACTGCAAGAGTAAACCTCTGCTAATTGATATCGCAAAGTACAGAAGCAGGCATATACAGTAGTCGTATTATCATTCTTTACCCACTATTACTGATCACAAATTAAGTCAAATTTATAATCTGTAAGCAGGTGCGAAATATAACTCTTACTACAGCTGAAGTGCGGCAAGAAGTGTGATGATAAACTTTTTGTGCGGTTGGTTATTGGATATATAAGACTTTGAACTGCCATGGCTACATGCAAACCTCTTGTTCATCTGACTACATACATATGGCAGCTTATTCAGATAAATTCATTTCAGAGGAATAACCACTGCTACCATAGGTAAATAGTGCTGAACAACTGATCAAATGATAAGCTGCATTACCTGTCCCTATGAATTCAAACATCAAGGTTGGCACTTCAGGCAAGTTTTTACCATTTGCCATGTTTATTGCCCTTATCTGAACCTCATCCAACAATTCCACTCTTGAAACCTAGTCAtgtagaaaagaaaaacagaaataTTGACAAACTGCAAGAGCCCCACAGGATTGCCACTGATACACATAGATGTAAGTTCCATGGTAGTATTTTTATTCAAAGTTGATTTAACATTAAGCCACATGCAACAACATAGAGGCCAAAGCCAGCACATTCAATTCATACAAAACACAGGAGATCAAATGTTTCAGATATTTAAACTAAGTGTCATAGTCACTGTAAAGAAAGAAAATCAGCAGGAAAAAGACAAACCTGTATCCCAGAAAGCATTGTTGCAATAGCAACATCGGCAGCATCCTTAACGGTTTTAAAATTGCACATTGCAACCTGAAATAGCAGAGACATGTAGGCTGAGTGCCTCCATACTAAAACGAAAACAAAAGAGATGCACAGTATACAGAGAAAAAATTGACAGCATAAATCTAGCAAAGTCGTGTTCTGTCATCTGTGTATACGATTGCACAAATCtttcagaagatgaaggacagTGGACAGCTGAAGTTGGTATCTCTTTAGAAAGAACATAAATTTTTCCAAAACAAACGAACATTATGGTTCCTACGCGCTGCATATGTTGATATTCAGGCCTATACAAACAAGTTCGCAGTGGTAGCAAAACATGGAGTTTGGTATTGACTAAATCAAAAGATACACACCACAGAATGAGATGGAAGCTTTTGAAGTCGTAAAGTCACTTCTGTAATCACACCCAAAGTTCCTTCACTTCCAATGATCAAACGAGCAAGGTCATACCTGACATTTAACAAGGCAGAGGTAAAGAAAGTTGCTAAAACATATGGCAGCTGGCAGGAACAAAATGCCATGCATATATGGATAAAGCAAGCACCAAGCAGTGAAAATATGAttcattgtttttaaaaaaaggttTATTCTAATCAGGAGAGTGTCTAGCATACCCAGCTGCACTCTTTCGAGCCCGAGAGCCTGTCTTGACAACATCACCATTGGGTAAAACAGCCTGCACGTACCAAGGAAAAATTACAATTTGTATCTGGAACTAATACAAAGTAGTTTTTAACGATAAGGGAAAAGTACCTGAAGGTTAATCACATTATCCCGCATTGTTCCATACCTACAAACTAGGAAGGAAGCCATAAAATCCATTTAAAAGTTATAATACAAAGCTAGCAAATAAATATATGCACTGACATATCGCTCTTATGTTTGCACGTCTTTCTGTGATAAAGATTTATGGTTGTAGTACAGAACCTTGAATATAGCCTGAAAATATAAGGAATAAGTGAGTAATTACCTCACAGCTAATGAACCAGAACAGCGAGTAGCACACATGCCTCCAATAGTGGCCCCAGGCCCTGCAAATCAAAATAACATTTTTAGCTAAAGTACCAAGCTTAAATCACAGAGTGTTTGGGTTTCATAAGCATGCAAAACCTAACACAATCGCTTTACTCTAGATATGATAAAGTCTCTGCTGATATTCCCCCAGAATGATACTGGGAATTAAACatacatatgaaatcatagaaacAATAAGAGTGAAAATGGAGTTACTAAATATGCTACATTTTATAAATACTTCAATCATGACTGCATTAATGAGAAATTTAGAAGTTAAAAACTGCAATCAAGTTAAGTTGAACGCAATTCCACATTAATTGATTAAATTTAGAAGTTCATAACAGGGACCTTGATCAAATTAATGAGAAATTTAAAAGGTTTTATGAACAAGTAACAAGGAACTTTCCTGGATCAAGAGGGAAAAAGAGGCCATAGGGCTTCAGGTACTCGTTCAGCTCTATCCATCCAACTCCAGGTTCAACAACCACATCCATATCCTCAATATGCAGGGATTTTATTTTCTGTAAAGAATTTATGCCATGATGAACTGCACCACACATTAGAAGAAAGGCAACACAGTAGATAGTGGATGCTTGAATATCCTAGCGCCTTTCATTTAACTCATTCACAAATAGTTCGTTTTTGTAACATCATTGACACCTAGCTGTAGCTATATGGTTTAAATTATATTGCTTAATGTGTACCTTCATCAAGGTCATGTCGATGCAAACACCACCATGAGGTGCCAGTGTGTGACCCTCAATAGAGGTAGCCCCACCATATGGTACAATTGGAATCTGAAGACAAGTAAAAAGAACGTAGACTAGATCAATGATGGTACCTTTATACATGAGATTTCACAGGGCAAATCGAGAGTTAGAAGACATGCACACATTCTACTTCTTAATCCTTACTGACTGTAGCAAGAAAATCAATAATGAAGCTATGAAACATTGGAAATGGAACCTCATGTACAGAATACACAAAATTAGTTTCTCTATTTATGAAATGGAAGCATAGTTTTTGCATGTCCTAGGAAAAGACATTTCTATGTTTCTAAACAGGGTAGTGTTGCATTCTACaaaaagatatatatatatatatatatatatatatatatatgttccaGCATGAAAAACTTGATAAATTTCAGTTATGCACTTATAACATGTGAATATGTGATTAGTAAGCACTTGCAGCAGCACCAAATACACACATTTGAAATGGGAAAAATGACTAGTTCAAAAGATTATCGACGGCGTCGCAGATATTGGAAAGTCCTTGAAACTGTCAGAGCACGGTACAGTCTAATGCAGTAACAGTCCTGGACCAGTAAGTATTCAATACTCTTTAGTTGCATATTTATTTGCACCAACGAGAAGAATAACATACCTTATACTTGTTACAGGCCATCACAATCTTTTGTACCTCCTCTTGCGAACTGCAGATAGATGATGCAGTCATCACATCTTTATCAGAAAAAGATCATTTGATGAAGAGATGCTTGAGATATGAAACAGGTTTGGGCGTTTAGCATATCAACACCATCAAAGTTCGGATACATATGAATTTGTAAGATGGGGCACGACTGGCAAGCCATTTCAGGCAAAAACACTTGAATACCATCTCTTGACAGCCCTCAATTATAGCAAAACATGATCTTTGGAGTTCTTAGTAAGCGTCATCACCTCGGGAACACAACAACATCGGGCACGTTGGCTGCCTTGTGGAAGCTGTTCTGCGGCGTGCCATGGAAGCTCCTCTCCTCGTAGTCCACCGTCAGGTTATCCTGCCAAAAATCCACACTCTCAGCCAGCCGTCTACTCACCCGCCAGAAGAAACATCAAACACTTGGCGTGCACACATCATGGCCATCCGTCCCCGCACACGAGCTCAAGGCAACGGCGGGCAACCAGATCACCAAACTCACCCCGAGGAAGGACGCGAGCTCGTCGATGAACTCCCGCGGCACGCGCCGGTGCTCTCCTTTCACGATCAGCTCCGTGCTATCCTTGCCCCCGACGCTGAACCAAAAGCAACCAGACAAACAAGGCAGTGGTCAGCTCAACTCAAATCAACCCAATTGGGGCATTGGGCCTCGAGGAAGGGATTTGGGTGCAGGGGCGCACCGGTGGTCGACGCCGGGGTCACAGAGGGCGACGGTTGTTcccccggcggcagcggcggcggcggcggcggcgaggaaggagaggaagcgcgggcggcggctggtggtggaggagggggcaggggcgggcggTGCGGGCTGCGGCTGGGTGGAgagcgggaggcggagggaggagagagggaggagcgcgCGGCAGGGGCGGGAGAGCCGGAGGAGGGAGGCAGCCATGGCGGTGGCGCGGTGCTAATCTGGTGAGAGGCCGTAAGAAGCGAGCGAGCGATGGGGATGGAGACTGTTCACTGATCAAGTGATCGGTTGAGGCCTCGACGGAAGCCGGCAGTGAGTGAACCAGATCTACCGACGGAGCGCACTGGTTGTCAACGGGTTCGCGGCTCGGGCGCTATGGCCTTTTGTATTGTTGGAACGCGTCCCCACATGGTGTCACGAGGCGCGAAGCGCGCTGTTTGCGGAGAGCGAGGACCAAGATGATTAGTAATGAAAATTATCTGTGCGATGATTCATCGTCCAAGCGTTTGTAGTCCAACGGTTAGGATAATTGCCTTCCAAGCAATAGACCCGGGTTCGACTCCCGGCAAACGCAAGTCTTTTTTGCAGttgataatattttttattattatttttgtgtgtttTCCCCTCTTCCCTGtccttcttttttttgaggAATCACATATATATTAAACAAACTTAAGAGCACAGTACAGAGATGAGGGCAAACTTCCCCCACGGAGTGTTTTTAAGTGCTGTAAGCACCGTACAAGTATCAGAGTGACTCTTGAACACCTGCCCACCAAAATTTCCTAATGATGGCTGTTATTTTTGCTCAGAACTTTTTGGTGAACAGGAGGTTAGGCATGTAATAGACAGGAATGGATGCAAACACAGACTTAATGAGGGCTAGCTTGTTTGCTTTGATCGTAGTGAGTTTGGTTCTAAATTTTTGTAGGATGAACTCAAAGGCCTTTGCTCTGTCTTTGTGGTTGATCAGGAGGGGGTGCCCCAGATGGATGGTGTTAGGCTGAAAGTCCTGGACCGGAAAGACCTGCTTGATTTGATATCGAACCTGTGGATCTGTATGTTTGCTAAACAAAATAGAGGTCTTAGACCAATTTGGGGTTTGGCCGGATTGGTTGCAAAAGTCTTGGAGAATGGATTTGATGCGTTCTGCCTCACAGATGTCAGCTTTGCCGTAGATGATAAGATCATCCGCAGAGAGGAGGGAGTGTATTGGTGGGCAGCCAGGGCCGAGAGTGACTCCCGAAAGGTTGTTGTCATCTAAAGCTTGCTGGAGGCGAATTGACAGTTCGTTTATAGCAAGAACAAAACGGCATGGAGAAAGTGGGCAGCCCTGTCCAAGCCCTCTGCTAGAATTGAAGCGACGAAAAGACTGACCGTTGATGACAACAGAGAAAGTTGGTGAAGAGATGCATGAATGAACACAATCAATGAAATGACCTGGAAACCCTTGGCGTTGAAGAGCTTGAACAATAAAAGACCATTCTAACCTATCAAAAGCCTTTGCAAGATCGATTTTAAGCATAAATGCAGGCTGTTTCCAAGACTTGAGCTGAAAGGAATGAACTATCTCCTGAGCAATAACAACATTACTAGTTATATGCCTTCCCTGAATGAATGCATGCTGACTTGGATGAATGTGTGCTGGGAGATGAGGTTTTATACGTTCCGCTAAAGATTTACCAGCTATTTTATAGATCACATTGCAAAGGCTAATAGGTCTAAAATCCTCTGGCCTAATTGGGTTATTCTTCTTAGGAATCAGAATAATATTTGTCGTATTTAGAGATTCCGGGAAAGTACCTGTTCTGTAAAAGTTACTGATTAAATCGATGACGTCCTCTTGAATCCAGTCCCAAGCGGCCCTACAGAAAGCAACGTTCAGACCGTCAGGTCCTGGTGCTGCATCCTTCCTCATCCCTTTTATCAACTGCAAAAGTTCATGTGCATCTGGAATGGACATGGTAAAAAGGTCATCCAAAATTACCTGTTGCTGATTATTCTGCATTGGAGGTACAGGGTTAGAGGTAGAAAAAAGATTACTGAAATACGTTATGAAAACATTAGCTATGTCGCCAGGAGTTGAAATTATATTTCCTTGCTAGTCCTGAATGCGAGTGATcctgtttttccttttccttttcatgaCAGCCTGCTGGAAGAACTCGGTGTTGTTATCGCCATCAACTGCCCATAGTTTTTTGGCCCTTTGCTTTGTAGTATTCCGTGATCTTATCTAGGAGAATTTGGTGCTGGTGGACTAAAAGAGCTTCCTCTGTATGTTGGCGAGTGGCCGGTGATTGGCTTTGGAGATGAAGTAATCTCTGTTCTATTTCTGTAAGCTGTTGTGGGATTGGTTTTTTACGTTTGCTCCAAACTGTGAGAGCACCAGCAAAATGTTTGGTTCTTTGGTGGCACGGTCTATGTTTGGTGGAACCCCATTTTTCTTTGGCTACACTTTGTATTAGAGATATGGATAGCCTGAGATGACACTATTGACTTTTTTCCAACTTTGATAACCAATATTTAAATATTGAACaagttagttaactaaagtaaaatataTATCATTATGTCTATTATTAAATGtattttagatttaacttgtaaatttatctatttgcaaaaatatttgtagaaaagacgaaTAGTCAAACGAATGAAAAAAAAGTCAACGGTGTCATCTACTTAAGAATAGAGGCAGTACATACATAGGCTATACATATCTCTAGTACTTTGGAAATCCTGTTCCATGAGCCACCAGTTCTCAAATTTGAAAGGTTTGCGTGATTTTGGAACTGAAGAATTGAGAATAGCTAAAATAGGAGTATGGTCACTGTAAAGCATTGGTAGGGAAAGCAAGGCACCATTCTGCATTAGCCAAGCATCTGTGGAGGCGCTCAAAAGTAGGATTAGTAGTAAAGCGTTTATTAGTCCATGTACAAGCTGGGCCACTGTATCCCATGTCAATAAAACCACACTGTTTGACAAGAGCACGGATACCACGCATACGAGATATACTAGCAGGTTTGGGGCCACACTTCTCACTAGGATGCATAATATTATTCAGATCACCCACACAAGAGGTGGCTCTATCTGGTGAGGCTATCACAAAATTTAAAACATCCTTCCAAATAAGATGTGTTTGCTGATGATGCATACTAAATTGAAAGGCATATTAGAAGGATTATGCACGCCATGAGCTAAAACATAACGATTGCTATGCTGAGCAATGGTAAGCTCAACCTCATCATTCCACATGACCCATAAACCCCCGGATAAACCAACTGATGGAACCACAAAACTGTCACGGACAGAAAATCTATTGGATAATTGACTTGCAGTAACCTTAGAGTTTCTAGAGCTTTTTCCCTCTTCACTCTCGAATTGGCACTGGGCGGAATAAAAACAATAGCATTACTTTGTTTATTACTTTATTGGCCATAGCATTACTTTGTTTATTACTTTATTGGCCATATAAAGAACTGTTTTGAAAAAAACTGAGAGCAGTGTCCGTATTGGCCCCATTTGGTCATACAAAGAAACAGTTTTGAAAGAGATCATATTATTTTGCATCAAAAAGGAACAACGCGTATGATCCTCTATTGGCCATACAAAGAAACAGTTTTGAGAAAGATCATATTATCTTGCCTCAAATAGGAAAAGCGCATATGATCGGATTTAATATTAGAAAAACTTCATTTACATTCGGCATGGCTACCATTATTAAACAAAAAAATCCTTTTTCATAAACTATGCTCATTATTAACACCATTATTTGTATAAGCTTTCGGGGAAAAACATATGTAGGCTATACATGGTGCGCACGATCGTGTGCCCATGCCAAGTTGGCAAGTTGCTTGGGGTCTTTACTCTTGCAGCAAGTAATTAGTGATACAGTCCTAGCACCGCGCGTTCATCGATCACATCTAAAGAGAAGAGAAGCATCTTAATCATGAGAAATAAGTTGCCAATCTAAACGGATAACCACCCTATGATCCATAATGAAAAGCAGTACATTCCTATAAAACTCGAGATACCTTGAAAGCAAAACCGATGACACAACGAAGCCATCATCCCGGAACATTAACGCCTTCATCATGGTACCGCTTTGATGTCGGTCAGCAAGAAactcatcttcctcttctttcaATTTCCCctcctatttttttaaaaagaatttTATTCTAGCTTCCACAGGAGTTTCCCGCTCAACTGGACCTTATTACAGTTCATGGCTCCGATATGTTTAGAGCAAAACTTTGAAAGAGCACGATCAAACGAAGATGTAATTAAATGTAATAAATCTATTGTAAAATTTTACTTCCTTATATGAtatggcagagctcctgccctTTAacgataaaaaaagaaaagaatagccACTCGTGCTTGGATGAAGTTTTCCataataaacaaaaaaattgcactTACTCCTGCGCAAATTTTTAGGAATCTCGGTGCAAAACCCCAATCCGTCCCGGGATCAAACCTGGATGGGTGCGCTCCCTAACGGAAGTCGTACCACTGCGCTACAAACACGTCTGTTAATGGAAAAAATAGTGGACAGGGTATATATTAAAAAGAGAATCGGAAATATGTATCGGTTTTCCGCTTCCCCCTTCGTCGGCGAGTGCGAGCGGCCAGCCAAGCCAACGCACGCACAGGTGCGCTCCCAGCACCAttatcctcttcctctcccaaTTCCAAATCCAAACCCCTCCCTCCCAGCGGCATCTTCACTAGGGTTTATCTCCAGCGAGGCCGCGGGGCCGCGCCACCAATGGCGCTCGCGGGCCCGTCCTCGGCACtcctctcctcgtcctcctccgcctgccTCCGCTGCCTCAAcccgctcctcctctccgccgcctgccgccgctcgGCTTGGGgccagcgccgcgccgcccgcaggTTCTGCGCAGGTACCAGCGGCCGCGCCTAGCTTGTTGAATTCTGCTGGGAATGGCTAATCGGCTGATTGGATTGATTGGGCCTGTTCCGCTGCAGCGGTTGCCTCCGAGGCGGATGTGTTCACCTCCCCGGAGGTCGCGAAGTCGTTCGACTTCACCAACGAGGAGCGGATTTACAAGTGGTAATTTTGCATCTATGTGCCCAatttttgcttgcttgcttgttttTTTGGATTCGTTTTAAGGACGTTCTCGCCAATTCATAATAGGTGTGCTGATTTTGGCCTGTAATTCGGCACACATGCACACCCTTTGATGCCGTACTTGTGTACAATGTAGGTTTTAGCAGTTATCCTTCAGTTTTCAAAGTGGATCAATGTGTATTTATCACTTGGTAGTGGTTGGTAGTGGTTTGCGTTCACGATTTGGGTGCTCGCTCGTCCATTTCTGCTTGTGGTCACAATGAACTGTGATGCGGAGGGCGAGTTAGTAGGTATATGGAATTCATAGAAGTTCGAATATGCCAGGCATTGTCAGCTATTCCCGGCTTTCAGCAGAGTGGCATtaaatatttttcatatttgtGAATTGCCATTTGTGTATTGGTACGTTGAGTCGAGTGATGGCAGTTAGCTTAGgataggaaaaaaataattcaaTATGCTTTTGATGGCAGTATAAACTAGTTTTTATTAGAAAAAGGGAAATTAAATGCAAACATTCATCCCCACTTAGGGAATGTAGAACAGTACACATTTAATAAATCCATGCAAGTTGACAGTTGTTTGTTTTATAGTTTATACACATGCAGGAACACAGGGGTGAAAAATATGATAGTCCTAATCAAGAAATAGTACTTGAACATTGCTCCACAAACATTTATGAGTTGATATTTTCTAGTCGCCTGTATTTCTGTTTCAATGAACTATGTTCCTGATGTAATACACTACACTTGTTTCTGTGCTTCAACAAACTTTTCTTATACATGATTCTCTATTAGGTGGGAATCTCAAGGATTTTTTAAGCCTAACTTTGATCGTGGAGGAGATCCATTTGTCATCCCGATGCCACCCCCAAATGTTACCGGTTCACTGCATATGGGCCATGCTATGTTTGTCACCCTTGAGGTTGGATGATTAAATCCAGTGCTATTGTGCTTATTCTGTTTGCTAACTACAAACTGATTTGGCTTAACAATTAAGACTAGTCATCTATCATCTTATCAACAGATCATTCATTGCTT harbors:
- the LOC117845014 gene encoding D-lactate dehydrogenase [cytochrome], mitochondrial; its protein translation is MAASLLRLSRPCRALLPLSSLRLPLSTQPQPAPPAPAPSSTTSRRPRFLSFLAAAAAAAAAGGTTVALCDPGVDHRVGGKDSTELIVKGEHRRVPREFIDELASFLGDNLTVDYEERSFHGTPQNSFHKAANVPDVVVFPSSQEEVQKIVMACNKYKIPIVPYGGATSIEGHTLAPHGGVCIDMTLMKKIKSLHIEDMDVVVEPGVGWIELNEYLKPYGLFFPLDPGPGATIGGMCATRCSGSLAVRYGTMRDNVINLQAVLPNGDVVKTGSRARKSAAGYDLARLIIGSEGTLGVITEVTLRLQKLPSHSVVAMCNFKTVKDAADVAIATMLSGIQVSRVELLDEVQIRAINMANGKNLPEVPTLMFEFIGTEAYALEQTLLVQKIANEHHGSDFVFVEEPEAKTELWKIRKEALWAGFAMKPDHEAMITDVCVPLSRLAECISTSKQLLDASPLTCLVIAHAGDGNFHTIILFDPSKDDQRKEAERLNHFMVHTALSMEGTCTGEHGVGTGKMKYLEKELGIESLRTMKRIKAALDPNNIMNPGKLIPPHVCI